Proteins encoded in a region of the Isosphaeraceae bacterium EP7 genome:
- a CDS encoding PEP-CTERM sorting domain-containing protein, translated as MPRLPLKLALLSAAVLAVQSAQAEPIVAGSTFLAGTAIQDITLLANSAFNPTGSDVTFEISGVGGIMLNRDTQVGNTITISTASGLFTGFNPNIGGYTFGSIPPLTPSDFGGSITDVVQDPNDPGFATGQASSFVSGNLIFGGASFGLAITSGPAAGAMLYTDPAVPFSFSATLDGLPPSAGTVLANAGTDVLNVLFNGQVVGYSSNRRIILSAPVPEPSSLMLSGAAIATLACLGRFRRRTI; from the coding sequence ATGCCTCGTCTCCCGCTCAAGCTGGCCCTGCTGAGTGCCGCAGTCCTGGCCGTCCAGTCGGCGCAGGCCGAGCCGATCGTTGCCGGCTCGACGTTCCTCGCGGGCACCGCGATCCAGGACATCACGCTGCTGGCCAACTCGGCATTCAATCCGACCGGTTCGGACGTCACCTTCGAGATCAGCGGCGTCGGCGGGATCATGCTCAATCGCGACACTCAGGTCGGCAACACGATCACCATCAGCACGGCGTCGGGGCTTTTCACCGGGTTTAACCCGAATATCGGGGGTTACACCTTCGGCAGCATCCCGCCGCTCACCCCCTCGGATTTCGGCGGGAGCATCACGGACGTCGTGCAAGATCCGAATGACCCGGGCTTCGCGACCGGCCAGGCGTCCAGCTTCGTCTCGGGCAACCTTATCTTCGGCGGCGCCAGCTTCGGGCTCGCGATTACCAGCGGCCCCGCGGCCGGTGCGATGCTCTACACCGACCCGGCCGTGCCATTCTCCTTCTCGGCGACACTCGATGGCCTTCCGCCGTCGGCCGGGACCGTCCTGGCCAATGCCGGCACCGATGTCCTGAACGTGCTCTTCAACGGGCAAGTGGTGGGATACAGCTCGAACAGGCGGATTATCCTGTCGGCTCCGGTGCCCGAGCCGTCGAGCCTGATGCTCAGCGGCGCGGCGATCGCCACGCTGGCTTGCCTCGGCCGCTTCCGTCGCCGGACGATCTGA
- a CDS encoding multiheme c-type cytochrome, with amino-acid sequence MATTTTQPAARDRRGRAYIPAVGPRQRPWLWMVLGGFALLGANGVYLASVTAMTWLKGATQATSFYMLMVGLHIALGLALIVPFVVFGLVHLATSWKRPNKAAVVYGLILLAASIGILISGIVLVRIGWFEVRNPAVREAGYWLHVGLPLLAIALYVKHRLAGPMIRWYWARRLGLAVGLGVAAMAFLHTSDPNVLTARQNKEGKKYFRPSSAITSNGQYIPAQALMMDQYCLKCHKDAYDSWFHSSHHFSSFNNKAYMASVRETRQVSLERDGNTRAARWCAGCHDPVPFFSGEFDDPNYDDVNTPSSQAGITCTACHSITHVASTRGNADYRIEEPTHYPFAYSENPVLQWINNTLVKAKPELHKKTFLKPVIKDSKFCSTCHKVSLPYELNKYKDFLRGQNHWDTFALSGASGGGARSFYYPPVAKGKCIDCHMNLTSSDDFGAKDFAGTGDRSIHNHLFLGANTGLAALRGRADVAEAHAKYLKDAKVRIDLFALREGGGVEGEMLGPLRPKTPTLVPGKSYLVETVVRTVALGHPFSQGTVDSNEIWVELIARADGKVIGRSGGIDDRGQVDPYSHFINVYMLDRNGKRIDRRNPQDIFVPLYNKQIPPGAGQVVHFGLTVPEGTSGPITLEAKVNYRKFDRTYLTYLFGNEKFPELPVVVMASDSVALAVQGGPAAENKPSPIKEGWQRWNDYGIGLLLEGPDKGGSKGELLQAERAFKEVVELGKADGWVNLARVYQKEGRIPDAREALAKAAAHKEPAPPWVVAWLTGQINERNGYLDEAIANFESVLATRVPARKLDFSGDYEVINSLATALYSRSQQEKTGSPEAAAFLARSIEQSRKTLSIDSENVPAHYGLGLAYAKLGRGQATVETPIDPKTPALVESIPALAQSISKPGVDKVETLKSLRGMIGALVKGPPHESASRIDPIFETVEALATAYDREVDVAAKASLAATLSVAHRSLHGLFKPDENAEGRAIAIARRDSKAADQNAQSIVIHPMHRPGAPGIDAETKAAQADAAPAKIRGDGE; translated from the coding sequence ATGGCAACAACCACCACGCAGCCGGCCGCCCGCGACCGGAGGGGCCGGGCCTATATCCCGGCGGTCGGGCCGAGACAACGCCCCTGGCTCTGGATGGTCCTGGGGGGCTTCGCGCTCCTCGGCGCCAACGGGGTCTACCTGGCGAGCGTCACGGCGATGACCTGGCTGAAGGGGGCGACCCAGGCCACGTCCTTCTACATGCTGATGGTCGGCCTGCACATCGCGCTGGGCCTGGCCCTGATCGTGCCGTTCGTGGTCTTCGGGCTCGTGCACCTCGCGACGTCGTGGAAGCGGCCCAACAAGGCGGCGGTCGTCTATGGCCTGATCCTGCTGGCCGCGTCGATCGGCATCCTCATCTCGGGGATCGTGCTCGTACGCATCGGCTGGTTCGAGGTGCGCAACCCCGCCGTGCGCGAGGCCGGCTACTGGCTCCACGTCGGTCTCCCCTTGCTGGCGATCGCCCTGTACGTGAAGCACCGGCTGGCCGGCCCGATGATCCGCTGGTACTGGGCGCGGCGGCTGGGCCTGGCCGTCGGGCTGGGCGTGGCGGCGATGGCGTTCCTGCATACGTCGGACCCCAACGTCCTGACGGCCAGGCAGAACAAGGAAGGGAAGAAATACTTCAGGCCGTCGAGCGCCATCACGTCCAACGGGCAATACATCCCCGCGCAGGCGTTGATGATGGACCAGTACTGCCTGAAGTGCCACAAGGACGCCTATGACAGTTGGTTCCACTCGTCGCATCACTTCAGCTCATTCAATAACAAGGCCTACATGGCCAGCGTGCGCGAGACGCGGCAGGTCTCGCTGGAACGCGACGGCAACACGCGAGCGGCTCGCTGGTGCGCGGGATGCCATGACCCGGTGCCGTTCTTCTCGGGAGAGTTCGACGACCCGAATTACGACGACGTGAACACTCCGTCCAGCCAGGCGGGGATTACCTGCACGGCTTGCCACTCGATCACCCACGTGGCGAGCACGCGCGGGAACGCCGACTACCGGATCGAGGAGCCGACGCACTACCCGTTCGCGTACAGCGAGAATCCGGTGCTCCAGTGGATCAACAACACGCTGGTGAAGGCCAAGCCCGAGCTGCACAAGAAGACGTTCTTGAAGCCGGTGATCAAGGACTCGAAGTTCTGCTCAACGTGCCACAAGGTGTCGCTGCCCTACGAGCTGAACAAGTACAAGGACTTCCTCCGCGGGCAGAACCACTGGGACACGTTCGCACTCTCGGGCGCGTCCGGAGGCGGGGCCCGGAGCTTCTACTATCCGCCGGTGGCGAAGGGGAAGTGCATCGACTGCCACATGAACCTGACCTCCTCGGATGACTTCGGGGCGAAGGACTTCGCCGGGACCGGCGATCGGTCGATCCACAACCACCTGTTCCTGGGCGCGAACACCGGGCTGGCCGCGCTGCGGGGGCGGGCCGACGTGGCCGAGGCCCACGCGAAATACCTGAAGGACGCGAAGGTCCGCATCGACCTGTTCGCGTTGCGAGAGGGGGGCGGCGTCGAGGGCGAGATGCTCGGCCCGTTGCGGCCGAAGACGCCGACCCTGGTGCCGGGCAAGTCATACCTCGTCGAGACCGTCGTGCGGACCGTGGCCCTGGGGCACCCGTTCAGTCAGGGGACCGTGGACTCCAACGAGATCTGGGTCGAACTGATCGCCAGGGCCGACGGCAAGGTCATCGGCCGATCGGGCGGGATCGACGACCGCGGCCAGGTCGACCCCTACTCGCACTTCATCAACGTCTACATGCTCGATCGCAACGGCAAGCGGATCGACCGGCGGAACCCGCAGGACATCTTCGTGCCGCTGTACAACAAGCAGATCCCGCCGGGAGCCGGCCAGGTGGTGCACTTCGGCCTGACCGTGCCCGAAGGGACGAGCGGGCCGATCACCCTGGAGGCGAAGGTCAACTACCGGAAGTTCGACCGGACCTATCTCACCTACCTCTTCGGCAACGAGAAGTTCCCCGAGCTGCCCGTGGTGGTGATGGCCTCCGACTCCGTCGCCCTTGCGGTGCAGGGGGGGCCCGCGGCCGAGAACAAGCCTTCACCGATCAAGGAAGGCTGGCAGCGATGGAACGATTACGGCATCGGCCTGCTGCTGGAAGGGCCCGACAAGGGGGGCTCGAAGGGCGAATTGCTCCAGGCCGAGCGTGCGTTCAAGGAGGTCGTCGAGCTGGGCAAGGCCGACGGCTGGGTGAACCTGGCCCGCGTCTATCAGAAGGAAGGCCGCATCCCCGACGCCCGCGAGGCCCTGGCCAAGGCCGCCGCCCACAAGGAACCCGCGCCCCCCTGGGTCGTCGCCTGGCTGACGGGCCAGATCAACGAACGCAACGGATACCTCGACGAGGCGATCGCCAATTTCGAGAGCGTGCTGGCCACCCGAGTGCCGGCCCGGAAGCTCGATTTCAGCGGCGACTACGAGGTGATCAACTCGCTGGCGACGGCGCTCTATAGCCGATCGCAGCAAGAAAAAACGGGCAGCCCCGAGGCCGCGGCGTTCCTGGCCCGTTCGATCGAGCAGTCTCGCAAGACCCTCTCGATCGACAGCGAGAACGTCCCCGCCCACTATGGACTGGGCCTGGCCTATGCCAAGCTGGGGCGAGGCCAGGCGACGGTGGAGACCCCGATCGACCCCAAGACTCCGGCGCTCGTCGAGTCCATCCCGGCTCTGGCTCAATCGATTAGCAAGCCGGGGGTGGACAAGGTCGAGACCTTGAAATCGCTCCGGGGGATGATCGGGGCACTGGTCAAGGGGCCGCCGCACGAGTCGGCCTCGCGGATCGATCCGATCTTCGAGACGGTCGAGGCGCTGGCCACGGCCTATGATCGCGAGGTCGACGTCGCGGCGAAGGCCTCGCTGGCAGCGACCCTCTCGGTCGCCCACAGGTCGCTACACGGCTTGTTCAAGCCCGACGAGAATGCCGAGGGGCGGGCGATCGCCATTGCCAGGCGCGACAGCAAGGCGGCCGACCAGAATGCTCAATCGATCGTGATCCATCCGATGCATCGCCCGGGGGCCCCGGGGATCGATGCCGAAACGAAGGCGGCCCAAGCCGACGCGGCTCCGGCCAAGATTCGGGGAGACGGCGAATGA